From the Paenibacillus sp. genome, one window contains:
- a CDS encoding maltose ABC transporter substrate-binding protein, which yields METKTKVRFGLGKLTMIILSIGCLLAACAKPPSAVPPASTEPQQQQTEQTKPETEANGGTDTAENQASAEEELQPEEGAELLLWDNGEAEGEWAQYVAQEFTKKYGIPVKYEKVQHTDVPTKLQTDGPAGLGGDVFLAPHDHTGSMVAAGLVLENFFPDEYREAALEAAVNGTSVDGKLYGYPVSIETYALFYNKDLVQQPPATWEELIEQAKAFNDPAAQKYGFMYEAGNFYYNYALIGGYGGYVFGGGNTDPQDIGLNTEGAVKAGELMKRLQSEVLPLKVEDITYDVKQSLFNEGKLLFNIDGPWALANHRGAGVNFGVAPLPKLDNGQSPTSFSGVKQYLVNAYTKYPNAASLYAKFATSDEMLLKRYEMTGQIPARKTLLENETLKKDEIAMAFLTQANEAVPMPNIPEMALVWGPMATALTAIWNGLEEPKPALDAAVQQIKDAIASQ from the coding sequence ATGGAAACGAAAACGAAGGTGCGATTCGGACTCGGCAAACTAACGATGATCATTCTGTCGATCGGCTGCTTGCTGGCCGCCTGCGCGAAGCCGCCGTCGGCGGTGCCGCCGGCGTCGACGGAGCCGCAGCAGCAACAAACCGAGCAGACGAAGCCGGAAACGGAAGCGAACGGCGGAACGGATACGGCGGAAAACCAGGCTTCCGCGGAGGAAGAGCTGCAGCCGGAGGAAGGCGCCGAGCTGCTGTTGTGGGACAACGGCGAAGCGGAAGGCGAATGGGCGCAGTACGTGGCGCAAGAGTTTACGAAGAAATACGGCATCCCCGTAAAATACGAAAAGGTGCAGCATACGGACGTGCCGACGAAGCTGCAGACGGACGGACCGGCCGGGCTCGGCGGGGACGTGTTCCTCGCGCCGCACGACCATACGGGGTCGATGGTGGCCGCGGGGCTCGTGCTGGAAAACTTTTTCCCCGATGAATATAGAGAGGCGGCGCTCGAGGCGGCCGTCAACGGAACGTCGGTCGACGGCAAGCTGTACGGCTACCCGGTGTCGATCGAGACGTACGCGCTCTTTTACAATAAAGACCTCGTGCAGCAGCCGCCGGCGACGTGGGAGGAGCTGATCGAGCAGGCGAAGGCGTTCAACGATCCGGCCGCGCAAAAATACGGCTTTATGTACGAGGCGGGCAACTTCTACTACAACTACGCTTTGATCGGCGGCTACGGCGGCTACGTGTTCGGGGGCGGCAACACCGACCCGCAGGACATTGGACTCAACACCGAAGGCGCCGTGAAAGCCGGCGAACTGATGAAGCGGCTGCAGAGCGAAGTGCTCCCGCTCAAGGTGGAGGATATTACGTATGACGTGAAGCAGTCGCTGTTCAACGAAGGTAAGCTGCTGTTCAACATCGACGGTCCTTGGGCGCTCGCCAACCACCGGGGCGCCGGCGTCAATTTCGGCGTGGCGCCGCTGCCGAAGCTGGATAACGGGCAATCGCCGACGAGCTTCTCGGGCGTGAAGCAGTATTTGGTCAACGCGTACACGAAATACCCGAACGCCGCGTCGCTGTATGCGAAATTCGCGACGAGCGACGAAATGCTGCTGAAGCGGTACGAAATGACGGGGCAAATTCCGGCGCGCAAAACGCTGCTCGAAAACGAAACGCTGAAAAAGGACGAAATCGCGATGGCGTTCCTGACGCAGGCGAACGAGGCTGTGCCGATGCCGAACATTCCGGAAATGGCGCTCGTCTGGGGACCGATGGCGACCGCGCTGACGGCGATCTGGAACGGCTTGGAGGAGCCGAAGCCGGCGCTCGACGCCGCCGTGCAGCAGATCAAGGACGCGATCGCAAGCCAGTAA
- a CDS encoding GrpB family protein, translating into MSETIDISAYDPSWPDAFDAEAKRLLAAFGNEAAAIEHVGSTAIPRQRAKPVIDIFVGVSPFRGADYYEGLLDAVHYRFVRTGMRNRWLFGKFADGVWTHNIHIVPYDGGFYHRNELLLRDYLRKRPDLVDAYGELKLRSAEAHGGDLESYTRSKTEFIQSVIDAARKEKGLPLEDVWTNEPL; encoded by the coding sequence ATGAGCGAAACGATTGATATCTCAGCCTATGATCCGAGTTGGCCGGACGCGTTCGATGCGGAGGCGAAACGGCTGCTCGCGGCGTTCGGAAACGAAGCGGCAGCGATCGAACATGTCGGCAGCACGGCGATTCCAAGGCAGCGGGCGAAGCCGGTGATCGATATATTCGTAGGCGTGTCGCCGTTCCGCGGCGCGGACTATTACGAGGGGCTGCTGGATGCAGTGCATTACCGGTTCGTACGGACGGGGATGCGAAATCGGTGGTTGTTCGGCAAGTTCGCGGACGGGGTATGGACGCATAACATTCATATCGTGCCGTACGACGGAGGTTTTTACCATCGGAACGAACTATTGCTTCGCGATTATTTGCGGAAGCGGCCGGATCTGGTCGACGCTTACGGGGAACTGAAGCTGCGTTCCGCCGAAGCCCACGGCGGCGATTTGGAAAGCTACACTCGATCGAAAACGGAATTTATCCAGTCCGTGATCGACGCGGCCAGGAAGGAGAAAGGGCTGCCGCTGGAGGATGTGTGGACGAACGAACCGTTATAA
- a CDS encoding aromatic ring-hydroxylating dioxygenase subunit alpha, translating into MSIKQLDAPDASIIDRWHPALPSERLGAEPVSVEVLSVKVALFRIKGEAVAFRDLCIHRGVPLSLGRVEEDRVVCPYHGWTYDACGACVRIPAQPAGKAIPEKARVTTYRTVEQEGLIWISFGQPDGPPLSLPAFDGFRKVLCAPYEVQAAAPRVIENFLDVSHLMFVHEGLLGDPASAEIHEYRMHRTEEGLVSDEIEVYQPDADGTGKGVTNRYVYKVLGPFAAFLEKRDSADPDHVFGLLFAVLPHAEKRSTAYAVIYRNYALDTPDSVFAEFQDKLIEQDRVIVESQTPELLPLDLQAELHLVSDRASIAYRQWLKELGVSFGAE; encoded by the coding sequence ATGAGCATAAAGCAGCTTGATGCGCCCGACGCATCGATCATCGACCGTTGGCATCCCGCGCTTCCTTCGGAGCGGCTCGGAGCGGAGCCCGTCTCCGTAGAGGTGCTGAGCGTGAAAGTCGCGTTGTTCCGCATCAAAGGCGAGGCGGTGGCGTTCCGCGATCTATGCATTCATCGCGGCGTCCCGCTGTCGCTCGGGCGAGTCGAGGAAGACCGGGTCGTCTGCCCGTATCACGGGTGGACTTACGACGCCTGCGGCGCCTGCGTGCGCATCCCAGCCCAGCCCGCGGGCAAGGCGATTCCGGAAAAAGCGCGCGTCACGACGTACCGGACGGTCGAACAGGAGGGGCTGATCTGGATCAGCTTCGGGCAGCCGGACGGTCCGCCGCTGTCGCTGCCGGCGTTCGACGGCTTCCGCAAGGTGCTCTGCGCGCCGTACGAAGTGCAGGCGGCCGCGCCGCGAGTCATCGAAAACTTCCTGGATGTATCTCATTTGATGTTCGTTCACGAAGGGCTGCTCGGCGACCCGGCTTCCGCGGAAATTCACGAGTACCGCATGCACCGGACGGAGGAAGGGCTCGTCAGCGACGAGATCGAGGTGTACCAGCCGGACGCGGACGGCACGGGGAAGGGCGTCACGAACCGCTATGTGTACAAAGTGCTCGGGCCGTTCGCGGCGTTCCTGGAAAAGCGCGATTCCGCCGATCCGGATCATGTGTTCGGACTGCTGTTCGCGGTGCTCCCGCATGCGGAAAAGCGCAGCACGGCGTACGCGGTCATTTACCGCAATTACGCGCTGGATACGCCGGATTCCGTGTTCGCCGAATTCCAAGACAAGCTGATCGAGCAGGACCGGGTCATCGTCGAGTCGCAAACGCCGGAACTGCTCCCGCTCGATTTGCAGGCGGAGCTGCACCTCGTCTCCGACCGGGCGAGCATCGCGTATCGGCAGTGGCTGAAGGAGCTCGGCGTGTCGTTCGGCGCGGAATAA
- a CDS encoding MATE family efflux transporter, which yields MHHAETTREKVRLFLNIMWPILVTQVGYHAMNLTDTIMAGRAGTADLAGVAIGGSLWMPAFVALSGVLLAVTPVVSQLTGAGRADRIAPTVTQAAYLSLALSAMVFVLGALLVDPVLTMMRLDPEVHGIAKEYLVGLSYGLIPLFLSSVVRNYFDAQGRTNVTMAIVLFALPCNVFLNYVLIFGKLGFPELGGAGTGYATAATYWIILAISLWLVFRLETPKQQRLFRVWPRPSASAVRELLKIGVPIGLSIFFEASIFSVVTLLMGSAFDTVTIASHQAAISFAGMMFMMPLSISMALTILVGYEIGAGRPNHAGRYARIGVTSAVGIIAVAALLLYFTRAYVASWFTDAPDVAAMTQQFLIFVIFFQLSDAAQASLQGALRGYKDVTVPFVTALVAYWAIGIPAGYALSWTALGPFGYWVGITAGLTCAAIGFGVRLRIVQRRIKRQRTAS from the coding sequence ATGCATCATGCCGAAACAACAAGGGAGAAAGTACGTTTATTCCTAAACATTATGTGGCCGATTCTCGTCACCCAAGTCGGGTATCACGCCATGAATTTAACCGATACCATCATGGCGGGCCGCGCCGGAACCGCCGATCTCGCCGGCGTCGCCATCGGCGGCAGCCTGTGGATGCCCGCCTTCGTCGCGTTGTCGGGCGTGCTGCTCGCGGTCACCCCCGTCGTGTCGCAGCTGACGGGCGCCGGCCGCGCCGACCGGATCGCGCCTACAGTCACGCAAGCGGCCTATTTGTCGCTCGCCCTCTCCGCGATGGTGTTCGTTCTCGGCGCGCTCCTCGTCGACCCCGTGCTGACGATGATGCGCTTAGACCCCGAAGTGCACGGCATCGCGAAGGAGTATCTCGTCGGACTTTCGTACGGACTGATCCCGCTGTTCCTCTCGAGCGTCGTCCGCAATTACTTCGACGCGCAGGGCCGCACGAACGTGACGATGGCCATCGTCCTGTTCGCGCTCCCGTGCAACGTGTTTTTGAACTACGTTCTGATTTTCGGCAAATTGGGCTTCCCGGAGCTCGGCGGCGCCGGCACCGGCTACGCTACCGCGGCGACGTATTGGATCATCCTCGCGATCAGCCTGTGGCTCGTGTTCCGGCTGGAGACGCCGAAACAGCAGCGCCTGTTCCGCGTCTGGCCGCGGCCGTCGGCAAGCGCCGTCCGGGAGCTGCTCAAAATCGGGGTGCCGATCGGATTGTCCATCTTTTTCGAAGCGAGCATTTTCTCCGTCGTCACGCTGCTGATGGGCTCGGCCTTCGATACGGTAACGATCGCGTCCCACCAAGCGGCCATCAGCTTCGCGGGCATGATGTTCATGATGCCGCTCAGCATTTCGATGGCGCTGACCATTCTCGTCGGCTACGAGATCGGCGCCGGGCGGCCGAACCATGCGGGACGGTACGCCCGCATCGGCGTGACTTCGGCGGTCGGCATTATCGCGGTTGCCGCGCTGCTGCTTTACTTCACTCGCGCCTACGTCGCGTCTTGGTTTACGGACGCGCCCGACGTCGCGGCGATGACGCAGCAGTTTCTCATTTTCGTCATCTTCTTCCAGCTGTCGGACGCGGCGCAGGCGTCTTTGCAGGGCGCTCTGCGCGGGTACAAGGACGTGACGGTGCCGTTCGTCACCGCCCTCGTCGCATACTGGGCGATCGGCATTCCGGCCGGCTATGCGCTGTCGTGGACGGCGCTCGGCCCGTTCGGGTACTGGGTCGGCATCACCGCCGGCCTCACATGCGCCGCGATCGGCTTCGGGGTGCGGCTGCGCATCGTGCAGCGCCGCATCAAACGGCAAAGGACGGCTTCATAA
- a CDS encoding DUF421 domain-containing protein, with translation MVWWEAAGRSAAVFLALLVWTRILGKKVISQMTFFDFVAGVAIGSIGANAMFNRTIPFSAELLGLSVFCAIALLSDYVSLKSIVGRKVLDSESSIVIKDGKILEEGMTKARLTVDGLLLLLRKKDVFYVDEVELAYFEVDGTLSVLRKAGAMPATREDVASSKPSRGRPQALVIDGKLMPYSIREAGKDEAWVERELRRRGIADVADVMFMQVDGSGNVYVDVRNDGESTYSH, from the coding sequence ATGGTTTGGTGGGAGGCCGCGGGCCGCTCGGCGGCGGTGTTTTTGGCATTGCTTGTATGGACGCGCATTCTTGGCAAAAAAGTCATTTCGCAGATGACGTTCTTCGATTTCGTCGCGGGCGTGGCCATCGGCTCGATCGGCGCGAACGCCATGTTTAACCGGACGATTCCGTTCAGCGCGGAGCTCCTCGGCTTGTCGGTGTTTTGCGCCATAGCGCTGCTGTCGGATTACGTCTCATTGAAGAGCATCGTCGGACGGAAAGTGTTGGACTCGGAGTCGTCGATCGTCATTAAGGACGGTAAAATTTTGGAGGAAGGCATGACGAAGGCGAGGTTGACCGTAGACGGTTTGCTGCTGCTGCTCCGCAAAAAAGATGTCTTTTACGTCGACGAAGTGGAGCTCGCCTATTTCGAGGTGGACGGAACGCTGTCGGTCTTGAGAAAAGCGGGAGCGATGCCGGCGACGCGCGAAGACGTGGCCTCCTCGAAGCCGAGCCGCGGCCGGCCTCAAGCGCTCGTCATCGACGGCAAACTGATGCCTTATAGCATTCGCGAAGCGGGCAAAGACGAAGCTTGGGTCGAGCGGGAGCTTCGGCGCCGAGGCATCGCCGACGTCGCCGACGTCATGTTCATGCAGGTGGACGGTTCGGGAAACGTATACGTGGACGTGAGGAACGATGGAGAATCGACATATTCCCATTAA
- a CDS encoding sugar ABC transporter permease, with translation MTTVRRTKPRAFGKEALALAFIYAVFIAASIAIVFPIFWIVMGSLNPGDTLNATSLLPKRLTLTHYERLFTETDYPLWFRNTLYIAAWNMALSTVLVTAAAYAFSRFRFPGRKQALMTMLVLQMFPGFMGMIAIYILLLQLGLLDNHWGLILVYSGGSIPFGAWLVKGYFDAMPRSLEEAAKIDGAGNVTVFLRIMLPLSRPILVFLAITNFIGPWMDFIFARLVLRSNEQKTLAVGLFEMVTGRGNTEFTTFAAGAVIIAVPITLLFLTFQKHLVEGLKAGANKG, from the coding sequence GTGACGACGGTTCGCCGAACGAAACCTCGCGCCTTCGGGAAGGAAGCGCTCGCGCTCGCGTTCATTTACGCCGTCTTCATCGCGGCCTCCATCGCGATTGTATTCCCGATTTTCTGGATCGTCATGGGTTCGCTCAACCCCGGGGATACGCTGAACGCGACGTCGCTGCTGCCGAAGCGGCTGACGCTGACGCATTATGAGAGACTGTTTACCGAAACTGATTATCCGCTCTGGTTCCGCAACACGCTGTATATCGCGGCGTGGAACATGGCGCTGTCGACCGTGCTCGTGACGGCAGCCGCGTACGCGTTCTCCCGGTTCCGGTTTCCGGGCCGGAAGCAGGCGTTAATGACGATGCTCGTGCTCCAAATGTTCCCCGGCTTTATGGGCATGATCGCCATTTACATCCTGCTGCTGCAGCTCGGGCTGCTCGACAACCACTGGGGGCTCATTCTCGTGTACTCGGGCGGCAGCATCCCGTTCGGCGCGTGGCTCGTGAAAGGCTATTTCGACGCCATGCCGAGAAGCCTCGAGGAAGCGGCCAAAATCGACGGCGCGGGCAATGTGACCGTGTTTCTGCGCATCATGCTGCCGCTGTCCCGCCCGATTCTCGTGTTTCTTGCGATTACGAATTTTATCGGGCCGTGGATGGACTTCATTTTCGCCCGGCTGGTGCTGCGGTCGAACGAACAGAAGACGCTGGCGGTCGGGCTGTTCGAAATGGTCACCGGACGCGGCAACACCGAGTTTACGACGTTCGCGGCCGGCGCGGTAATCATCGCGGTGCCGATCACGCTGCTGTTTCTAACGTTCCAGAAGCATTTGGTCGAAGGGTTGAAAGCGGGGGCGAATAAAGGGTAG
- a CDS encoding BMP family ABC transporter substrate-binding protein codes for MGTKSKQNGVLALFVAAALTLSACGGAGGTSGAGGAEATALEPEETAAEAPAAAEEAQAETEKPRVAFAYLGVPGDGGWTYQHDLGVKHLEETLGLDVTVVENVPDGPDAERVFTELAMEHDIVFGTSFGYMDAMYNVAQKFPDVIFLHCSGYKTLPNMGTYLGNEWETHYLAGIAAGSMTKNDKLGYVGAYPIPEVIYSLNAFALGVQSVSPEATVDVVWSNTWYDPATERQAAVSLLDQGIDVLAAYQDSPASLQAAAERGVFGVGNDSDMSRYAPDYYITNNVWNWGPYYVEAVQSIMDGTWESGSYMGDMKGGMVQLAPFGKNVPQEVQTLVEEKKQAILDGSLHVFTGPIYDQAGNLKLAEGETMPLEDILAQNWLIQGVNGTVPQ; via the coding sequence ATGGGGACGAAATCGAAACAGAACGGAGTATTGGCGCTGTTCGTCGCCGCGGCGCTGACGCTGTCGGCGTGCGGCGGCGCGGGGGGCACGAGCGGAGCGGGAGGGGCGGAAGCGACTGCCCTGGAACCGGAAGAAACGGCGGCGGAAGCTCCCGCCGCAGCGGAGGAAGCGCAGGCAGAGACGGAAAAACCGAGGGTCGCGTTCGCGTATCTCGGCGTGCCTGGCGACGGCGGATGGACGTACCAGCATGATTTGGGCGTCAAGCATTTGGAAGAGACGCTCGGCCTCGACGTCACCGTCGTCGAGAACGTGCCGGACGGGCCCGACGCGGAACGCGTCTTCACGGAGCTCGCGATGGAGCACGATATCGTGTTCGGCACGAGCTTCGGCTACATGGACGCCATGTACAACGTGGCGCAAAAGTTTCCCGACGTCATCTTCCTTCACTGCTCGGGCTACAAGACGCTCCCGAACATGGGCACCTACCTCGGCAACGAGTGGGAGACGCATTACCTTGCCGGCATCGCGGCGGGCAGCATGACGAAGAACGACAAGCTCGGCTACGTCGGAGCGTACCCGATCCCCGAGGTCATTTACTCGTTGAACGCATTCGCGCTCGGCGTCCAAAGCGTGAGCCCCGAGGCGACGGTGGACGTCGTGTGGAGCAACACGTGGTACGACCCGGCGACGGAACGGCAAGCGGCGGTCAGCCTTCTCGACCAAGGCATCGACGTGCTCGCTGCGTACCAGGATTCCCCGGCGAGCCTGCAGGCGGCCGCGGAGCGCGGCGTGTTCGGCGTCGGCAACGACTCGGACATGAGCCGCTACGCGCCGGACTATTACATTACGAACAATGTGTGGAACTGGGGACCGTACTACGTCGAGGCGGTGCAGTCGATCATGGACGGCACGTGGGAAAGCGGCAGCTACATGGGCGATATGAAAGGCGGCATGGTGCAGCTCGCGCCGTTCGGCAAGAACGTCCCGCAGGAAGTGCAGACTTTGGTCGAAGAGAAGAAGCAGGCGATTTTGGACGGAAGCCTTCACGTCTTTACGGGGCCGATCTACGATCAAGCCGGCAATCTAAAGCTGGCGGAGGGCGAAACGATGCCACTCGAAGACATTTTGGCGCAAAATTGGCTCATCCAGGGCGTGAACGGTACGGTGCCGCAATAG
- a CDS encoding manganese-dependent inorganic pyrophosphatase, translating into MEKILIFGHKNPDTDTICSAIAYADLKTQLGENVEAVRLGAVSSETQYALDTFGAQAPRLVETVANEAKGVILVDHNERQQSASDIEKVQVLEVIDHHRIANFETSGPLYYRAEPVGCTATILLKLYKENGKSVPKNIAGLMLSAIISDSLLFKSPTCTAQDVAAAKELAEIAGVDAETYGLEMLKAGANLKDKSVPELISLDAKEFTMGGSKVEIAQVNAVDVNDVLSRQAEVEAALAQIIADKGLDLFLFVVTDILNNDSVGIALGSKAHAVEKAYNVTLSNNTAVLKGVVSRKSQIVPVLTETFNNL; encoded by the coding sequence ATGGAAAAGATCCTTATTTTCGGCCACAAAAATCCGGACACGGACACGATTTGCTCGGCGATCGCATACGCCGACCTGAAGACGCAGCTGGGCGAGAACGTCGAAGCGGTTCGCCTCGGCGCCGTCAGCAGCGAAACGCAGTACGCGCTCGACACGTTCGGCGCGCAGGCGCCCCGTCTCGTCGAGACGGTCGCGAACGAAGCGAAAGGCGTCATCCTCGTCGACCACAACGAGCGCCAGCAAAGCGCCTCCGACATCGAGAAGGTGCAAGTGCTCGAAGTCATCGACCATCACCGCATCGCGAATTTCGAAACGAGCGGACCGCTGTACTACCGCGCGGAGCCGGTAGGCTGCACCGCGACGATTTTGCTGAAGCTGTACAAAGAGAACGGCAAATCGGTGCCGAAAAACATCGCCGGTCTCATGCTGTCCGCGATCATCTCCGATTCGCTGTTGTTCAAATCGCCGACGTGCACGGCGCAGGACGTCGCCGCGGCGAAGGAGCTTGCGGAAATCGCGGGCGTGGACGCCGAGACGTACGGATTGGAAATGCTCAAAGCAGGCGCCAACTTGAAGGATAAGTCCGTCCCCGAGCTTATCTCGCTCGACGCGAAAGAGTTCACGATGGGCGGTTCGAAGGTCGAAATCGCGCAAGTGAACGCGGTCGACGTGAACGATGTGCTTTCCCGCCAAGCGGAAGTCGAAGCGGCCCTCGCGCAAATTATCGCGGACAAAGGGCTCGACCTGTTCTTGTTCGTCGTTACGGACATCCTGAACAACGACTCCGTCGGCATCGCGCTCGGTTCGAAGGCGCACGCCGTCGAGAAGGCGTACAACGTGACGCTGTCCAATAACACGGCTGTGCTGAAGGGCGTCGTTTCCCGCAAGTCGCAGATCGTGCCGGTGCTCACCGAGACGTTTAACAATTTGTAA
- a CDS encoding sugar ABC transporter permease, whose translation MLKTKAFRGALLSLLCMGLGQLYHRQFAKGFALLALEAYLLAAWSLPFQWAMWGLTTLGETPQIREGRKIIYPGDHSIFLMIEGIIFIVALLLILWIYYLNVRDAYATGKTRDAGGAPRRIADTLKHVWENGFAYVLLTPTVVFTAFVTILPLIFGVLIAFTNYSGPNHLPPNQLVDWVGFRNFASLFSLGTWGSTFFGVFRWTAFWAVVGTLSTYFIGLFFAALLGNRNIRFMKLWRTIFILPWAVPGFISILIMRNLFNGEFGPLNQYLRELGFAAVPWLSDPEWARTTIFLVNAWLGFPFWMLLMSGVMTSIDRDLYEAAEVDGAGAWRRFWSITFPIVLFSTTPLLIMKFAEQFNNFGLVYFLTQGNPVNTAYSYAGSTDLLITWIYKLTLERSQFHMASVVSILIFIVVAALSIVNFRRTRAFREEDMMS comes from the coding sequence ATGCTGAAAACGAAGGCGTTCCGTGGCGCGCTGCTGTCGCTGCTCTGCATGGGGCTCGGGCAGCTGTATCACCGTCAATTCGCCAAAGGCTTCGCCCTGCTCGCGCTTGAAGCGTACTTGCTGGCGGCTTGGTCGCTGCCGTTCCAGTGGGCGATGTGGGGGCTGACGACGCTCGGCGAGACGCCCCAAATTCGGGAAGGCCGCAAAATCATCTACCCCGGCGACCATTCCATTTTCCTCATGATCGAAGGCATTATCTTCATCGTGGCGCTGCTCCTAATCCTGTGGATCTACTACCTGAACGTGCGCGACGCGTATGCGACGGGCAAAACGAGGGACGCCGGCGGCGCGCCGAGGCGAATCGCGGACACGCTGAAGCACGTGTGGGAAAACGGCTTCGCCTATGTTTTGCTGACGCCGACCGTCGTTTTCACCGCGTTCGTGACGATCCTGCCGCTCATTTTCGGCGTTCTGATCGCGTTCACGAATTACTCCGGACCGAACCATTTGCCGCCGAACCAGCTGGTCGATTGGGTCGGGTTCCGAAACTTCGCCAGCCTGTTCAGCCTCGGCACGTGGGGTTCGACGTTCTTCGGCGTGTTCCGCTGGACCGCGTTTTGGGCGGTCGTCGGGACGCTGTCGACGTACTTCATCGGTCTGTTCTTCGCCGCGCTGCTCGGCAACCGGAACATTCGGTTCATGAAGCTGTGGCGGACGATCTTCATCCTCCCATGGGCGGTTCCGGGCTTTATTTCGATCCTCATCATGCGCAACTTGTTCAACGGCGAGTTCGGTCCGCTGAACCAATACCTCAGGGAGCTTGGCTTCGCGGCGGTCCCGTGGCTGTCGGACCCCGAGTGGGCGAGAACGACGATTTTCCTCGTGAACGCATGGCTCGGTTTTCCGTTCTGGATGCTGCTTATGTCGGGCGTCATGACGTCGATCGACCGCGATTTGTACGAAGCGGCCGAAGTGGACGGCGCCGGCGCGTGGCGGCGGTTTTGGAGCATTACGTTCCCGATCGTCCTATTCTCGACGACTCCGCTGCTCATCATGAAATTCGCCGAGCAATTCAACAATTTCGGTCTCGTGTATTTCCTGACGCAGGGCAACCCCGTCAACACCGCATACAGCTATGCGGGGTCGACCGATCTGCTCATCACTTGGATTTATAAGCTGACGCTGGAGCGGAGCCAGTTCCATATGGCCTCGGTCGTGTCCATTCTCATTTTCATCGTCGTGGCGGCGCTGTCGATCGTTAATTTCCGGCGGACGCGCGCGTTCCGAGAGGAGGATATGATGTCGTGA
- a CDS encoding divergent polysaccharide deacetylase family protein: protein MPAMRRIAMISAVFMILTGYACPARPAFASRWSPTETGGGELRRIAVVIDDFGSAMKGTEEILSLPIPITAAVMPFLPTTRRDAEEAHRRGHEVIVHLPMEPIRGKRSWLGPGAITTDLSDEEIRKRVNAAIDDVPHARGVNNHMGSKATADPRVMRIVMDVCRERGLYFLDSRTSPRSQAAAEAERVGVPLVDNDLFLDEVYSASHVHKQLRKLALSIDRQPDIIVIGHVGPPGLITAAALRSAIPNLREDADFVRLSEMLPEPAPLLKWK, encoded by the coding sequence ATGCCAGCCATGCGCCGAATCGCTATGATCTCGGCTGTATTCATGATCTTGACGGGGTACGCCTGCCCCGCCCGGCCGGCGTTCGCCTCGAGATGGTCTCCGACCGAGACCGGCGGCGGGGAGCTCCGCCGCATCGCCGTCGTGATCGACGATTTCGGCAGCGCGATGAAAGGAACGGAGGAAATTTTGTCGCTGCCGATACCGATTACGGCGGCGGTCATGCCGTTCCTGCCGACGACGCGGCGGGACGCCGAGGAAGCTCATCGCAGAGGGCACGAAGTGATCGTGCATTTGCCGATGGAGCCGATTCGCGGCAAGCGGAGCTGGCTTGGGCCCGGCGCGATCACGACCGACCTGTCCGACGAAGAAATTCGCAAACGCGTCAATGCCGCCATAGACGACGTGCCTCATGCCCGCGGCGTCAACAATCACATGGGTTCGAAGGCGACGGCCGACCCTCGCGTCATGCGCATCGTCATGGATGTATGCCGCGAGCGCGGACTGTATTTCCTCGACAGCCGTACGAGCCCTCGCAGCCAAGCGGCGGCGGAAGCCGAACGCGTCGGCGTTCCGCTCGTGGACAACGATTTGTTTTTGGATGAAGTGTATTCGGCCTCTCATGTTCACAAGCAGCTTCGGAAGCTGGCGCTGAGCATCGACCGGCAGCCCGATATCATCGTGATCGGGCATGTCGGCCCGCCCGGCCTCATCACCGCGGCCGCGCTGCGTTCGGCGATCCCGAATCTGCGGGAAGACGCCGACTTCGTTCGCTTGTCGGAGATGCTGCCCGAGCCGGCGCCGCTGCTGAAATGGAAATAA